A region from the Corylus avellana chromosome ca7, CavTom2PMs-1.0 genome encodes:
- the LOC132187069 gene encoding aspartic proteinase 36-like isoform X2 has translation MARALIELVIAVGFITSVLSLTQSSPSTSLLLYEGPRPAMLLPLFHTPPNTTSRSSSNSRRLLQRSNARMRLYDDLLHGYYTTLLWIGTPPQRFALIVDTGSSVTYVPCSTCEDCGRHQDPKFQPDLSSTYQPVKCSLDCNCNSESGQCVYERQYAEMSTSSGVLGEDLISFGDLSELEPQRAVFGCENMETGDLYSQRADGIMGLGSGDLSIMDQLVDKGVINDSFSLCYGGMGVGGGAMVLGGISPPTDMVFAHSNPVRSPYYNIDLKEIHVAGKPLPLNPNVFDGKHGTVMDSGTTYAYLPEAAFVAFKDAIMKELHSFQKIRGPDPNYNDICFSGAGSDVSELSKTFPAVDMVFSNGQKLSLSPENYLFRHSKVNGAYCLGIFHNGNDPTTLLGGIIVRNTLVMYDRQHSKIGFWKTNCSELWERLHISGETPNRENSTAKIPPTLAPAEAPLYGLPRELPIGKITFNLLVNISYSNLQPHITELAKFIADDLDINPSQVHLLNFTPIGNDSLIRWAIFPPGSSHYISNATAASIIARFAEHRVRLPGTFGSYQLVGWNIEPLAERFWNVVYLETQTTKAQSLQACQCSCSRARTAANIDNLGAVFAW, from the exons ATGGCACGGGCATTAATCGAGCTCGTCATCGCCGTCGGCTTCATCACCTCCGTCCTCTCTCTCACCCAATCATCTCCTTCCACATCACTCCTCCTCTACGAGGGGCCCCGCCCCGCCATGCTATTACCGCTCTTTCACACTCCTCCGAATACTACTTCCAGAAGCTCCTCCAATTCCCGTCGACTTCTCCAGAGATCCAACGCTCGCATGAGACTCTACGACGATCTCCTTCACGg GTACTACACGACGTTGTTGTGGATCGGGACGCCACCTCAGAGATTCGCTCTTATTGTAGATACGGGGAGCTCTGTCACGTACGTCCCCTGCTCTACTTGCGAAGATTGTGGCAGGCACCAG GATCCGAAGTTCCAGCCAGACTTGTCGAGCACCTACCAACCTGTGAAATGCAGTTTGGATTGTAATTGCAACAGTGAGAGTGGGCAATGCGTGTATGAAAGGCAATATGCTGAGATGAGTACCAGCAGTGGTGTTCTTGGTGAGGATCTTATATCCTTTGGTGATTTGAGTGAGCTTGAGCCACAGCGTGCTGTTTTTGGTTGCGAGAACATGGAAACTGGTGACCTTTATAGTCAACGTGCCGACGGAATCATGGGGTTAGGCAGTGGTGATCTCAGTATCATGGACCAACTTGTTGACAAAGGTGTCATTAATGATTCATTCTCATTATGCTATGGTGGGATGGGTGTTGGCGGGGGTGCTATGGTTCTTGGTGGTATTTCTCCACCAACAGACATGGTGTTTGCCCACTCAAACCCTGTTCGAAG TCCATACTACAATATTGATTTGAAGGAGATACATGTTGCGGGAAAGCCATTGCCGTTAAACCCAAATGTCTTTGATGGAAAGCATGGAACTGTCATGGATAGTGGTACAACATATGCTTACTTGCCTGAAGCGGCATTTGTAGCATTTAAAGATGCT ATTATGAAGGAACTTCATTCCTTCCAGAAGATCCGTGGTCCTGATCCAAATTATAATGATATATGTTTTTCTGGTGCTGGAAG TGATGTCTCTGAACTATCGAAAACCTTTCCAGCTGTTGACATGGTATTTAGCAATGGGCAAAAGCTGTCACTATCACCTGAAAATTACTTGTTTCGC CATTCAAAGGTAAATGGTGCATATTGCCTGGGGATTTTTCATAATGGAAATGATCCAACTACTCTTTTAGGAG GTATCATTGTCCGCAATACTCTTGTGATGTATGATCGTCAGCATTCAAAAATTGGTTTCTGGAAAACTAATTGTTCAGAGCTATGGGAAAGGCTTCACATATCTGGGGAAACTCCAAATAGAGAGAATTCAACTGCAAAAATTCCACCTACATTGGCTCCTGCTGAAGCACCTCTTTATGGGCTTCCAA GGGAACTCCCAATTGGAAAAATAACATTCAATCTCTTGGTGAATATCAGCTACTCAAATCTTCAGCCTCACATTACAGAACTGGCTAAATTCATAGCTGACGACTTAGATATTAATCCTTCACAG GtccatttattgaattttacTCCCATTGGAAATGATTCCCTCATTAGATGGGCCATCTTTCCACCAGGGTCCAGTCACTATATTTCTAATGCAACAGCTGCG AGTATAATTGCCCGATTTGCTGAACACCGTGTGCGGCTTCCTGGTACCTTTGGAAGTTATCAGTTAGTTGGATGGAACATTGAGCCTCTGGCAGAACg CTTCTGGAATGTGGTTTATTTGGAGACACAGACAACAAAAGCTCAATCCTTACAAGCCTGTCAATGCAGCTGTTCCCGAGCAAGAACTGCAGCCAATATAGACAATCTGGGAGCCGTCTTTGCATGGTGA
- the LOC132187069 gene encoding aspartic proteinase 36-like isoform X1 — translation MARALIELVIAVGFITSVLSLTQSSPSTSLLLYEGPRPAMLLPLFHTPPNTTSRSSSNSRRLLQRSNARMRLYDDLLHGYYTTLLWIGTPPQRFALIVDTGSSVTYVPCSTCEDCGRHQDPKFQPDLSSTYQPVKCSLDCNCNSESGQCVYERQYAEMSTSSGVLGEDLISFGDLSELEPQRAVFGCENMETGDLYSQRADGIMGLGSGDLSIMDQLVDKGVINDSFSLCYGGMGVGGGAMVLGGISPPTDMVFAHSNPVRSPYYNIDLKEIHVAGKPLPLNPNVFDGKHGTVMDSGTTYAYLPEAAFVAFKDAIMKELHSFQKIRGPDPNYNDICFSGAGSDVSELSKTFPAVDMVFSNGQKLSLSPENYLFRHSKVNGAYCLGIFHNGNDPTTLLGGIIVRNTLVMYDRQHSKIGFWKTNCSELWERLHISGETPNRENSTAKIPPTLAPAEAPLYGLPRELPIGKITFNLLVNISYSNLQPHITELAKFIADDLDINPSQVHLLNFTPIGNDSLIRWAIFPPGSSHYISNATAASIIARFAEHRVRLPGTFGSYQLVGWNIEPLAERTWWQQNHLVVFLTIFVTLIIGLSASGMWFIWRHRQQKLNPYKPVNAAVPEQELQPI, via the exons ATGGCACGGGCATTAATCGAGCTCGTCATCGCCGTCGGCTTCATCACCTCCGTCCTCTCTCTCACCCAATCATCTCCTTCCACATCACTCCTCCTCTACGAGGGGCCCCGCCCCGCCATGCTATTACCGCTCTTTCACACTCCTCCGAATACTACTTCCAGAAGCTCCTCCAATTCCCGTCGACTTCTCCAGAGATCCAACGCTCGCATGAGACTCTACGACGATCTCCTTCACGg GTACTACACGACGTTGTTGTGGATCGGGACGCCACCTCAGAGATTCGCTCTTATTGTAGATACGGGGAGCTCTGTCACGTACGTCCCCTGCTCTACTTGCGAAGATTGTGGCAGGCACCAG GATCCGAAGTTCCAGCCAGACTTGTCGAGCACCTACCAACCTGTGAAATGCAGTTTGGATTGTAATTGCAACAGTGAGAGTGGGCAATGCGTGTATGAAAGGCAATATGCTGAGATGAGTACCAGCAGTGGTGTTCTTGGTGAGGATCTTATATCCTTTGGTGATTTGAGTGAGCTTGAGCCACAGCGTGCTGTTTTTGGTTGCGAGAACATGGAAACTGGTGACCTTTATAGTCAACGTGCCGACGGAATCATGGGGTTAGGCAGTGGTGATCTCAGTATCATGGACCAACTTGTTGACAAAGGTGTCATTAATGATTCATTCTCATTATGCTATGGTGGGATGGGTGTTGGCGGGGGTGCTATGGTTCTTGGTGGTATTTCTCCACCAACAGACATGGTGTTTGCCCACTCAAACCCTGTTCGAAG TCCATACTACAATATTGATTTGAAGGAGATACATGTTGCGGGAAAGCCATTGCCGTTAAACCCAAATGTCTTTGATGGAAAGCATGGAACTGTCATGGATAGTGGTACAACATATGCTTACTTGCCTGAAGCGGCATTTGTAGCATTTAAAGATGCT ATTATGAAGGAACTTCATTCCTTCCAGAAGATCCGTGGTCCTGATCCAAATTATAATGATATATGTTTTTCTGGTGCTGGAAG TGATGTCTCTGAACTATCGAAAACCTTTCCAGCTGTTGACATGGTATTTAGCAATGGGCAAAAGCTGTCACTATCACCTGAAAATTACTTGTTTCGC CATTCAAAGGTAAATGGTGCATATTGCCTGGGGATTTTTCATAATGGAAATGATCCAACTACTCTTTTAGGAG GTATCATTGTCCGCAATACTCTTGTGATGTATGATCGTCAGCATTCAAAAATTGGTTTCTGGAAAACTAATTGTTCAGAGCTATGGGAAAGGCTTCACATATCTGGGGAAACTCCAAATAGAGAGAATTCAACTGCAAAAATTCCACCTACATTGGCTCCTGCTGAAGCACCTCTTTATGGGCTTCCAA GGGAACTCCCAATTGGAAAAATAACATTCAATCTCTTGGTGAATATCAGCTACTCAAATCTTCAGCCTCACATTACAGAACTGGCTAAATTCATAGCTGACGACTTAGATATTAATCCTTCACAG GtccatttattgaattttacTCCCATTGGAAATGATTCCCTCATTAGATGGGCCATCTTTCCACCAGGGTCCAGTCACTATATTTCTAATGCAACAGCTGCG AGTATAATTGCCCGATTTGCTGAACACCGTGTGCGGCTTCCTGGTACCTTTGGAAGTTATCAGTTAGTTGGATGGAACATTGAGCCTCTGGCAGAACg GACATGGTGGCAGCAAAACCATCTGGTGgtatttttaacaatttttgttacattaattattggatTATCAGCTTCTGGAATGTGGTTTATTTGGAGACACAGACAACAAAAGCTCAATCCTTACAAGCCTGTCAATGCAGCTGTTCCCGAGCAAGAACTGCAGCCAATATAG